The Dehalococcoidia bacterium genome includes a window with the following:
- a CDS encoding glucose 1-dehydrogenase — MRLEGKVAIITGGANGMGAEECRIFAREGAKVVIADIVEDEGRKLEAEIAESGGDAVFMKLDVTSESNWAEAVEATVARYGSLDILVNNAGISGTHDDDTMSTEAWERFMDINAKGVFLGMKSVIPQMQEAGGAIVNISSISGIVGQSGNHMGYNASKGAVRIVTKSAAVQYAQDGIRVNSVHPGTMPPMRSSAAARNQEVLSGTLDSVPMGRRGRVEEVGNAVLFLASDEASYITGAELVVDGGLTAV; from the coding sequence ATGAGACTTGAAGGCAAGGTTGCGATCATCACGGGCGGCGCGAACGGCATGGGCGCTGAGGAGTGCAGGATATTCGCACGCGAGGGCGCGAAGGTCGTCATCGCCGACATCGTCGAAGACGAGGGCCGCAAGCTGGAGGCGGAGATAGCCGAGTCGGGCGGCGATGCGGTGTTCATGAAGCTCGACGTCACGAGCGAGTCCAACTGGGCTGAGGCCGTCGAGGCGACGGTTGCCCGCTACGGCAGTCTGGACATCCTCGTGAACAACGCAGGCATCAGCGGCACGCACGACGATGACACTATGAGCACCGAGGCTTGGGAGAGGTTCATGGACATCAATGCCAAGGGCGTGTTCCTCGGCATGAAGAGCGTGATTCCTCAGATGCAGGAGGCCGGCGGCGCCATCGTCAACATATCGTCCATCAGCGGCATCGTGGGACAGAGCGGCAACCACATGGGTTACAACGCGTCGAAGGGCGCCGTGCGGATCGTAACGAAGTCCGCGGCGGTCCAGTACGCACAGGACGGAATCAGGGTCAACTCCGTGCATCCGGGAACAATGCCGCCGATGCGCTCATCCGCCGCAGCGAGGAACCAGGAGGTCTTAAGCGGCACCCTGGACTCAGTGCCGATGGGCCGCAGGGGCCGCGTCGAGGAGGTCGGCAACGCAGTGCTGTTCCTGGCCTCCGACGAGGCGTCGTACATTACGGGAGCAGAGCTGGTTGTGGATGGGGGCCTGACGGCGGTGTGA
- a CDS encoding GNAT family N-acetyltransferase produces MRIQIRAATPEDVASIARVHVDSWRSTYDGIVPAEYLAGLSYQSRESLWKEALTTDRPGTSYFVAETQGGDTVGFANSGPEREGDITYRGELYAIYLLEAYQHMGLGRRLFSSVTRRLLSDGFNSMLLWVLEDNRPACRFYESLGGERVGRKIVTIGGIDLVEVSYGWRGIFDLIDLRADAGKL; encoded by the coding sequence ATGAGGATACAGATAAGAGCGGCCACCCCGGAAGACGTCGCTTCCATAGCGAGGGTTCACGTTGACTCCTGGCGGTCTACCTATGACGGCATAGTTCCAGCAGAGTACCTGGCTGGGCTTTCATACCAAAGTAGGGAGTCGCTATGGAAAGAGGCGCTCACGACTGATCGACCCGGAACGAGCTACTTCGTTGCTGAAACTCAAGGCGGCGACACTGTCGGCTTCGCAAACTCAGGTCCTGAGCGTGAGGGCGACATCACCTACCGGGGCGAACTCTACGCCATCTACTTACTCGAAGCGTATCAGCACATGGGCCTTGGACGTCGCCTCTTCTCGTCTGTGACGCGGAGATTGCTGTCCGACGGGTTCAACTCGATGCTGCTGTGGGTGCTGGAGGACAATCGTCCCGCCTGCCGATTCTACGAGTCACTGGGAGGTGAGCGAGTCGGCAGGAAGATTGTCACCATCGGTGGGATCGACCTCGTGGAGGTATCCTACGGGTGGAGGGGGATTTTCGACCTTATAGACCTACGCGCCGACGCAGGAAAGCTCTGA
- a CDS encoding aspartyl protease family protein translates to MSDRYPALIDTGSRVSCIDATLAEELGLPTVEGVRQQVAGILGSGVVDVYRARISIQELNLSVVGDFPGIQLAEGGQPYRALVGRDILKSFTMAYDGKTGVVSLNTE, encoded by the coding sequence GTGTCCGACCGTTATCCCGCGTTGATAGACACTGGGTCGCGGGTAAGTTGCATTGATGCCACCCTTGCCGAGGAGTTGGGACTGCCAACTGTAGAGGGAGTGCGGCAACAGGTTGCCGGGATACTTGGCAGCGGCGTGGTGGATGTCTACCGGGCTCGGATTTCGATACAGGAATTGAACCTGTCGGTCGTAGGCGACTTTCCTGGGATCCAGCTTGCCGAGGGTGGTCAGCCGTATCGTGCTCTCGTCGGCAGAGACATCCTGAAGTCGTTTACGATGGCATATGACGGTAAGACAGGAGTCGTCAGCCTGAACACCGAATAG
- a CDS encoding redoxin domain-containing protein, with amino-acid sequence METREFVELQREFESTNTVTVGLSTDRLERLTRFREAQGVTFPLVSDRRGNVARLFDVRRRFGLGTSRSTYVIDTEGVIRDAYHNELSMWRHAHRALAWIKSVQQGRPD; translated from the coding sequence CTGGAGACGAGGGAGTTTGTAGAACTCCAGAGAGAGTTCGAGTCAACGAACACCGTGACAGTTGGCCTCAGCACTGACAGGCTGGAACGCCTGACGAGGTTCAGAGAGGCCCAGGGTGTTACGTTTCCACTGGTCAGCGACCGCAGGGGAAACGTGGCTCGGCTGTTCGACGTGAGGCGGAGGTTCGGGCTGGGCACGTCCAGGTCAACCTACGTCATAGACACGGAGGGCGTGATCCGGGACGCCTATCACAACGAGCTATCCATGTGGCGACACGCACACAGAGCGCTGGCCTGGATCAAATCCGTCCAACAGGGAAGGCCGGACTAG
- a CDS encoding redoxin domain-containing protein, which produces MLEVGTAAPDFTASQVTGGEFTLSDLWGSNVVLYFFLRAFTRG; this is translated from the coding sequence ATGCTGGAAGTTGGAACTGCAGCACCTGACTTCACTGCCTCCCAGGTGACTGGGGGCGAATTCACACTATCGGACTTGTGGGGCTCGAACGTCGTCCTCTACTTCTTCCTCAGGGCTTTCACCCGGGGTTGA
- a CDS encoding class I SAM-dependent methyltransferase has product MKSAIESWREQILKFDREMEARRGSGHGHGHGRPVYASRPLDPYRTDDPVVNGLFELVGKDTEVLDVGGGAGRLALPLATRARRVTVVDPSEDSVELLKTRIAEAGLTNITVINEGWEDADVPPADLVLCSLVLHHQLEAVSFVEKMQEHTRDRVVVLEMMQTPGAVDRPFHERVFGAARTPLPGLPKLLALLWEMEIFPDVSMFSPVTPVLETDRDSVSEYMRRRLSVEEGTEEDERLQVAMEELLEDIPEGITVRGVAPHRQAMITWQPLGAFGS; this is encoded by the coding sequence ATGAAATCAGCGATTGAGTCCTGGCGTGAGCAGATACTGAAGTTTGACCGTGAGATGGAGGCGCGGCGCGGAAGCGGGCACGGACATGGCCACGGCCGTCCTGTGTACGCCTCCAGGCCCCTGGACCCGTATCGGACCGACGACCCTGTGGTCAACGGACTGTTCGAGCTCGTTGGGAAGGACACAGAGGTCCTGGACGTCGGCGGAGGGGCGGGTCGACTGGCCCTGCCGCTGGCAACGCGCGCCAGGCGTGTGACGGTTGTCGATCCGTCCGAGGACTCTGTGGAGTTGCTGAAGACCCGCATTGCGGAGGCCGGGCTGACCAACATCACGGTCATCAACGAGGGGTGGGAAGACGCCGATGTGCCGCCAGCAGACCTCGTGCTGTGCTCGCTGGTGCTTCATCACCAGCTCGAGGCCGTGTCCTTCGTGGAGAAGATGCAGGAGCACACCAGGGACCGGGTGGTGGTACTGGAGATGATGCAGACTCCGGGGGCTGTCGACAGGCCATTCCATGAGCGAGTATTCGGCGCGGCGCGGACACCCCTGCCTGGGCTCCCGAAGCTCCTGGCTCTACTCTGGGAGATGGAGATATTTCCAGATGTCTCCATGTTCAGCCCCGTGACCCCCGTGCTGGAAACGGACCGAGACTCTGTGTCGGAGTATATGCGGCGGCGCCTGTCCGTGGAGGAAGGCACGGAGGAGGACGAGCGGCTGCAGGTCGCGATGGAAGAGCTGCTGGAAGACATCCCTGAGGGAATCACCGTCCGCGGCGTAGCGCCACACCGCCAGGCGATGATCACATGGCAGCCCTTAGGGGCTTTCGGATCTTAA
- a CDS encoding ABC transporter permease produces MKAVTGPLTTLRIRRRSLSVLLPLAILGIISLVALFAPSLIAYPANEQVLSDRLDLPSAEHLLGTDHLGRDVLSRLLMGSRFSLTITTVSVLISGIFGTLVGAMSGRAGGLVDEVVMRVVDVVLVFPELVVAFALASLLKPSFATIVLAVTIFAWTPYARLARAITLEVNTREFMEAATALGSTPAFTLRRHVLPNIMGPILAMGFLRFGQMLIAIAGLSYLGVGAQPPTPDWGAMLAEAQPYMRRVPSLTLIPGAAIFVTALSVTLLGQSLMLRTQLRA; encoded by the coding sequence TTGAAGGCGGTGACGGGGCCGCTGACCACCCTGAGGATACGTCGCAGGTCCTTGTCGGTGCTCCTGCCCCTGGCGATCCTGGGCATCATTAGCTTAGTTGCGCTCTTCGCGCCAAGCCTGATTGCGTACCCGGCGAACGAGCAGGTCCTCTCCGACAGGCTTGATCTTCCGAGTGCGGAGCACCTGCTTGGGACGGACCACCTCGGCAGAGACGTGCTGTCGCGCCTGCTCATGGGGAGCCGGTTCTCGCTGACCATAACCACGGTCTCGGTACTGATCTCAGGCATATTCGGCACACTGGTCGGGGCCATGTCAGGCAGGGCGGGCGGTCTTGTGGACGAAGTGGTCATGCGCGTGGTGGACGTGGTACTCGTCTTTCCGGAGCTCGTCGTGGCGTTTGCGCTCGCGTCGCTTCTCAAGCCAAGCTTTGCGACCATCGTCCTCGCGGTGACCATATTTGCCTGGACGCCCTACGCCCGTCTCGCGAGGGCGATTACGCTGGAGGTCAACACCCGCGAATTCATGGAAGCGGCGACTGCACTGGGATCCACGCCCGCCTTCACACTTCGACGGCACGTGCTCCCAAATATCATGGGGCCTATACTAGCGATGGGATTTCTCAGGTTCGGACAGATGCTGATAGCGATCGCCGGTCTCTCGTACCTTGGAGTGGGCGCCCAGCCACCGACCCCCGACTGGGGTGCGATGCTGGCAGAGGCCCAGCCGTACATGCGCCGCGTGCCGTCGCTTACTCTGATACCCGGAGCGGCCATCTTTGTAACGGCCCTGAGTGTGACCCTGCTGGGACAGAGCCTCATGCTTCGCACCCAGCTGCGCGCCTAA